A window of the Butyricimonas virosa genome harbors these coding sequences:
- the metH gene encoding methionine synthase, translating into MNLQDRIYILDGATGTALQQFGLTEADFRGEEFAHHPIPLKGNNDVLNITRPDVIRQVHQNYIDAGADIIETNTFNANAISQTEYGCVEWVSRLNLEGARLAKETASACKERKIYVAGSIGPTDKSLTLAPDPDQPTYRIVNFDTLANAYASQAAALIEGGVDLLLVETIYDGLNAKAALYAIAKVQEEKGTNLPVMLSATVNDKSGRTLTGQSLEALFTSLAHYPILSFGLNCSFGAKELHHFLRELAPRIPCHISIYPNAGLPNEMGEYDESPEFTALCLQNMAKEGLINIAGGCCGTTPEHIRAIANALKNIPPRKVPTPTHQLKVSGLDTIVVDKELNNFINIGERTNVAGSAKFARLIREKNYTEAATIARKQIQAGASIIDINMDDAMLDGTVEMERFVRIISNEPDIAKAAFMIDSSKWETILAGLKNTQGKCIVNSISLKEGEHDFLYKAKEIQRLGAAVVVMAFDEEGQATTFQRKIDICQRAYDLLTTQAGFTPENIIFDVNILAIGTGIEEHNNYAVDYIEAVRWIKQNLKGCRTSGGVSNLSFSFRGNNTVREAMHSVFLYHAIRAGLDMAIVNPAMLQVYDEIEPVLLKAVEDVVLNRTPEATETLISLAEKYKETKGEVKTTHQEEWRLRSLEERLGHALIKGITDYLTDDLQEALTQYSSPVEIIEGPLMKGMERVGQFFGEGKMFLPQVVKSAKVMKEAVQILQPEIERHNASGQNVTRRPRVVIATVKGDVHDIGKNIVNIVLTCNNLDVIDLGVMVDNQSIVKATKEYEADIIGVSGLITPSLGEMENLCELLQKEQLQVPLIVGGATTSTVHTAVKLAPKYNYCVVSGGDASRTVGIIKRLLNDRENYIREIKTEQENIRTLYYQHQQKQISLEEARRRAPRYDWNHVEPTTFGEHNLLVKRLNLEDLVERIDWTPFFHFWGFKGKYPEIIYTNDEADRTYQAALDMLGKVIAGNEFDVSIIVRFFDAYSENEDIVLDGQYRFTMPRQRADLEECLSLADFVIPKEKGIGSVGLFCLKVQDDHQCNDCRDFEHLLRESLCARLAEACAEWMQEQVNEGTHVIRPAFGYPTCPDHAMKKLAFDILDAPAQIGVRLTEGYSIYPSTSLCGMLISHPEAKYFSV; encoded by the coding sequence ATGAACTTACAAGATCGCATATATATACTGGATGGTGCCACCGGGACAGCTTTACAACAATTCGGATTGACTGAAGCCGATTTTCGGGGAGAAGAATTCGCACACCATCCGATTCCCCTCAAAGGGAATAATGACGTGCTAAACATTACCCGCCCGGACGTGATTCGTCAAGTACATCAAAACTACATTGACGCAGGAGCCGACATAATAGAAACCAACACCTTCAACGCAAATGCAATCTCGCAAACCGAATACGGGTGCGTGGAATGGGTTTCACGTCTCAATTTAGAAGGAGCCCGTTTGGCAAAAGAAACGGCGTCCGCTTGCAAAGAACGCAAAATCTACGTGGCAGGAAGTATCGGACCAACCGATAAATCCTTAACCCTCGCCCCCGATCCTGACCAACCGACTTATAGAATCGTGAATTTCGATACACTGGCCAATGCTTATGCCAGTCAAGCGGCGGCATTAATAGAAGGCGGCGTGGACCTCTTGTTGGTGGAAACTATCTATGACGGGCTGAATGCGAAAGCCGCTCTCTATGCCATAGCCAAAGTACAGGAAGAAAAAGGTACAAATCTTCCCGTGATGCTTTCCGCCACGGTAAACGACAAAAGTGGACGCACTCTGACCGGACAATCACTGGAAGCCCTGTTCACGAGCCTCGCCCACTACCCGATTCTCAGCTTTGGTTTGAACTGTTCATTCGGGGCGAAGGAATTACACCACTTCTTGCGGGAACTGGCTCCACGTATCCCGTGTCACATCAGTATATACCCGAACGCGGGACTACCGAATGAAATGGGAGAATACGACGAATCGCCGGAATTTACCGCTCTTTGTCTCCAAAACATGGCAAAAGAGGGATTGATCAATATAGCCGGGGGATGTTGCGGAACGACACCGGAACACATCCGGGCAATCGCAAACGCTTTGAAAAACATTCCCCCGAGAAAAGTCCCGACACCCACTCACCAACTGAAAGTGAGTGGACTAGATACCATCGTGGTAGATAAAGAATTAAACAATTTTATCAACATCGGCGAACGTACAAACGTGGCAGGCTCCGCGAAATTTGCCCGTCTTATCCGGGAAAAGAATTACACGGAAGCCGCCACGATCGCCCGAAAACAAATCCAAGCGGGAGCATCCATCATTGACATCAACATGGATGACGCCATGCTGGACGGCACGGTTGAAATGGAACGTTTCGTGCGTATCATCAGCAACGAACCGGATATTGCCAAAGCGGCTTTCATGATAGATTCTTCCAAGTGGGAAACCATCCTTGCCGGATTAAAAAACACGCAAGGAAAATGTATCGTGAACTCGATCAGCCTGAAAGAAGGAGAACACGACTTCCTTTACAAAGCCAAAGAAATTCAACGCTTGGGAGCAGCCGTGGTAGTAATGGCATTCGATGAAGAAGGCCAGGCAACCACTTTCCAACGCAAAATAGACATTTGCCAGAGAGCCTATGACTTGTTAACCACACAAGCCGGCTTCACTCCCGAAAACATCATATTCGACGTGAATATTCTAGCCATCGGAACCGGGATCGAGGAACACAACAACTATGCCGTGGACTATATTGAAGCGGTACGTTGGATAAAACAGAACTTGAAAGGATGCCGTACATCCGGCGGTGTTTCCAACTTGTCATTCTCGTTCCGGGGAAATAACACGGTACGAGAAGCCATGCACTCCGTCTTCTTGTACCATGCTATCCGCGCGGGACTAGACATGGCTATCGTGAATCCCGCCATGTTACAGGTATATGACGAAATCGAACCGGTATTACTGAAAGCCGTGGAAGATGTCGTACTAAACCGTACACCTGAAGCAACGGAAACTTTGATCTCCCTTGCTGAAAAATACAAGGAAACAAAAGGTGAAGTAAAAACTACACACCAGGAAGAATGGCGGCTTCGTTCCCTAGAAGAACGTCTCGGACACGCTTTGATCAAGGGGATCACGGATTACCTGACAGACGATCTACAAGAAGCACTCACGCAATACTCCAGCCCGGTAGAAATCATCGAAGGACCTTTAATGAAAGGCATGGAACGGGTAGGACAATTTTTCGGGGAAGGAAAAATGTTCTTGCCGCAGGTCGTGAAATCTGCCAAAGTCATGAAAGAAGCCGTACAAATCCTACAACCGGAAATCGAACGTCACAACGCATCCGGCCAAAATGTAACCCGTCGGCCCCGTGTCGTGATTGCCACGGTAAAAGGAGACGTACACGACATCGGTAAAAACATCGTGAATATTGTTCTGACCTGTAATAATCTGGATGTAATCGACCTTGGTGTCATGGTTGATAATCAAAGTATTGTCAAGGCTACCAAAGAATATGAGGCAGATATTATCGGAGTGAGTGGTTTGATCACACCCTCTTTGGGGGAAATGGAAAACCTGTGTGAACTGTTGCAAAAAGAACAATTACAAGTTCCCCTAATTGTTGGTGGGGCTACTACCTCAACTGTACATACGGCAGTTAAACTAGCACCCAAATATAATTATTGCGTCGTGTCAGGCGGGGACGCTTCCCGAACAGTGGGAATCATCAAGCGTTTACTGAATGACCGGGAGAATTACATCCGTGAAATAAAAACAGAACAAGAAAACATTCGAACTTTATACTATCAACATCAACAAAAACAAATATCACTCGAAGAGGCTCGCCGGAGAGCCCCGCGATACGATTGGAATCACGTGGAACCCACTACTTTCGGGGAACATAATTTACTGGTGAAACGCCTGAACCTCGAAGACTTGGTGGAAAGAATTGACTGGACACCATTTTTCCATTTCTGGGGATTCAAAGGCAAATACCCGGAAATCATTTACACGAACGATGAAGCAGACCGCACTTACCAGGCAGCACTGGATATGCTAGGTAAAGTAATCGCCGGAAATGAATTTGATGTTTCCATCATTGTCCGCTTCTTTGATGCCTATTCGGAAAATGAAGACATCGTTCTGGATGGTCAGTATCGATTCACGATGCCCCGGCAGCGAGCGGACTTGGAAGAGTGTCTTTCACTGGCAGATTTTGTCATCCCGAAAGAAAAAGGAATTGGTAGCGTGGGATTATTCTGTTTGAAAGTACAGGATGATCACCAATGCAACGATTGCCGTGACTTTGAACATCTGCTACGGGAAAGTCTTTGTGCCCGCTTGGCAGAAGCTTGCGCGGAATGGATGCAGGAACAAGTTAACGAAGGAACTCACGTGATCCGTCCCGCTTTCGGTTACCCGACTTGTCCGGATCACGCGATGAAGAAATTAGCCTTCGACATCCTGGATGCTCCTGCCCAGATCGGGGTTCGCCTCACGGAAGGATATTCCATTTACCCCTCGACAAGCCTGTGCGGGATGCTGATTTCTCACCCCGAAGCGAAATATTTCAGCGTATAA
- a CDS encoding UPF0280 family protein: MIEYKNRTYREHLQKERWHSFTVVYKETDLWIGIDQESFQESILAFTESRIRTLRESMDAYLQNDPDYATSLVPYEARPEAPTIFQKMSEMSKKSGIGPMSGVAGAVASRIGQEIKEKYGVREIIVENGGDIYADIQENIDISVFAGTSPLSEKVGFTIRADQAPLGICTSSGTVGPSLSFGKADAVMIICKDCTLADTYATAFANEIKTTDDVAPCVEKIGKTQEILAAICIKDDKIGIHGIFDLKLFHSKL; this comes from the coding sequence TATCGGGAGCATTTGCAGAAAGAACGCTGGCATTCTTTCACGGTCGTCTACAAAGAGACAGACTTGTGGATCGGAATAGATCAGGAATCTTTCCAAGAAAGCATTCTCGCATTCACGGAATCCCGAATCCGGACATTACGAGAAAGCATGGATGCTTACTTACAAAATGATCCCGATTACGCCACGTCACTCGTTCCCTACGAGGCACGACCGGAAGCCCCGACAATTTTTCAAAAGATGTCGGAGATGTCCAAAAAATCCGGAATCGGCCCAATGAGTGGGGTTGCCGGAGCTGTTGCCAGTCGAATTGGTCAAGAGATCAAAGAAAAATATGGAGTACGGGAAATTATCGTGGAAAATGGTGGAGATATCTATGCGGACATACAAGAAAACATTGATATTTCCGTATTTGCCGGAACATCTCCCCTGTCGGAAAAAGTGGGGTTCACCATCCGGGCTGACCAAGCCCCCCTAGGAATTTGTACTTCATCCGGAACAGTGGGGCCCTCTTTAAGCTTCGGGAAAGCAGATGCCGTCATGATTATTTGTAAAGATTGTACTTTAGCCGACACGTACGCTACAGCCTTTGCCAACGAGATCAAAACAACAGATGACGTTGCCCCCTGTGTCGAAAAAATCGGGAAAACGCAAGAAATACTTGCCGCCATCTGCATCAAAGACGACAAAATCGGGATACACGGCATTTTCGATTTAAAACTCTTTCATTCTAAACTTTAA
- the metF gene encoding methylenetetrahydrofolate reductase [NAD(P)H]: protein MKVIDILNNTDKPVFSFELVPPLKGGDINKIYEAIEPLIALAPPFINITFHRDEVVYREYPDGTIKKVTVTKRPGSVALAAAIMRRYNVDMVPHIVCGGATRHKIENELIDLNFLDIENVMALRGDPIPGERFFTPEEGGHRYSCELVEQITRMNHGQYLDDTLTDTVPTNFCIGVAGYPEKHYEAPNQACDIENLKKKVDAGANYIVTQMFFDNAKFFQFVDKCRAQGINVPIIPGLKPISTFKHLEMLPRTFSIDIPHELVKEIRSCKNNKEINQVGIKWCVAQSKELIAHGVPAVHYYTMGKSENIQEIVKQVF, encoded by the coding sequence ATGAAGGTCATTGACATACTCAACAATACAGACAAACCAGTCTTCTCTTTCGAACTGGTACCACCACTAAAAGGTGGGGACATCAATAAAATATACGAAGCTATCGAACCCTTGATAGCCCTCGCTCCCCCTTTCATTAATATCACGTTTCACCGGGATGAAGTGGTATACCGAGAATACCCGGACGGAACGATTAAAAAAGTGACCGTAACGAAACGTCCCGGTTCCGTGGCACTGGCCGCCGCCATCATGAGGCGATACAACGTGGACATGGTTCCTCACATCGTGTGCGGAGGGGCTACCCGCCACAAAATCGAGAACGAACTTATCGACTTGAATTTCCTTGACATTGAAAATGTGATGGCCCTCCGGGGTGACCCCATACCGGGAGAACGTTTTTTCACTCCCGAAGAAGGCGGACACCGCTATAGTTGTGAACTGGTAGAACAAATTACCCGCATGAACCACGGTCAATACCTGGACGACACGCTGACAGATACCGTTCCCACGAACTTCTGCATCGGGGTTGCCGGATACCCGGAAAAACATTACGAAGCCCCCAACCAAGCCTGTGACATCGAAAATCTGAAAAAGAAAGTCGATGCGGGAGCGAATTACATTGTCACCCAAATGTTCTTCGATAACGCCAAATTTTTCCAATTTGTCGATAAATGCCGGGCTCAAGGAATTAACGTCCCTATCATACCGGGCCTAAAACCCATATCCACATTTAAACATCTGGAAATGCTTCCACGTACATTCAGCATCGACATCCCACACGAACTGGTCAAAGAGATCCGCTCGTGCAAAAATAACAAGGAAATCAATCAAGTCGGTATAAAATGGTGCGTGGCCCAGAGTAAAGAACTCATCGCCCACGGGGTTCCCGCGGTTCATTACTACACGATGGGAAAATCGGAAAATATTCAAGAAATTGTAAAACAAGTTTTCTAA
- the bcp gene encoding thioredoxin-dependent thiol peroxidase, which yields MTPLKEGDKAPYFEGINQDGKKITLDDFKGKKLILYFYPKDNTSGCTAEACSLNDSYSSLTEKGFEVVGVSPDSANSHLKFIAKYNLAFNLIADTEKKILEAYGVWAEKKLYGRTYMGVVRTTFIINANGIIERIITKVNTKDHAKQILEEFKI from the coding sequence ATGACACCATTAAAAGAAGGAGATAAAGCCCCTTACTTCGAGGGCATAAATCAAGACGGGAAAAAAATCACGCTGGATGATTTTAAAGGCAAAAAATTAATCCTCTATTTTTACCCGAAAGACAACACGTCAGGATGCACGGCTGAAGCATGTAGTTTGAATGACAGTTATTCTTCCCTCACGGAAAAAGGATTTGAAGTTGTTGGTGTCAGCCCCGATTCGGCAAATTCACATTTGAAATTTATCGCTAAATATAATTTGGCATTTAATCTGATTGCCGACACAGAAAAAAAGATACTGGAAGCATACGGTGTCTGGGCTGAAAAAAAATTATACGGGAGAACCTACATGGGAGTCGTTCGAACCACTTTCATCATTAACGCAAACGGGATTATCGAACGAATAATCACCAAAGTGAACACCAAGGATCATGCAAAGCAGATCTTGGAAGAATTTAAAATCTAA
- a CDS encoding DUF4491 family protein, producing MEFIETYNLTGLIIGICTFLIIGLFHPVVIKAEYYWGTGCWWIFLVLGIVGTIAALWVTNVLWSSLLGVFAFSSFWTIKEIFEQEERVRKGWFPANPKKQDKKM from the coding sequence ATGGAATTTATTGAAACGTATAATTTGACTGGGTTGATTATCGGAATTTGCACGTTCTTGATAATCGGGTTGTTTCATCCCGTGGTGATTAAAGCGGAATATTATTGGGGGACGGGGTGCTGGTGGATTTTTCTTGTTTTGGGAATCGTGGGAACGATAGCTGCCTTATGGGTGACGAATGTGTTGTGGTCTTCTTTGCTGGGCGTGTTTGCCTTTTCTTCTTTTTGGACAATCAAGGAGATTTTTGAACAGGAGGAGAGGGTACGTAAAGGGTGGTTTCCCGCAAACCCGAAGAAACAGGATAAAAAAATGTAA
- a CDS encoding PaaI family thioesterase has product MDSSAIIEQMNRESRGTLMASLGIEFTGIGENWLEAKMPIDERTMRPGNLLHGGAIMALVETVGSGLTYIGENLEENHVFGIEINANHVRKAQGKYVIGRAEFIHKGHRTHVVAVNVTDEFGNLASVGRITNVVLPKS; this is encoded by the coding sequence ATGGATAGTTCAGCAATAATAGAACAGATGAACCGGGAGAGCCGGGGAACGTTAATGGCGAGTTTAGGTATTGAGTTTACCGGTATAGGGGAAAATTGGTTAGAGGCAAAGATGCCGATTGATGAACGGACGATGCGTCCCGGGAATTTGTTGCATGGTGGAGCGATTATGGCATTAGTGGAGACCGTGGGAAGTGGGTTGACTTATATCGGGGAGAATTTGGAGGAGAATCACGTGTTTGGAATCGAGATTAATGCTAATCATGTTCGAAAAGCACAAGGAAAATATGTTATCGGGCGTGCGGAGTTTATTCATAAAGGTCATCGTACACACGTGGTAGCTGTCAACGTAACGGATGAGTTTGGTAATTTGGCTTCCGTGGGACGGATTACGAATGTGGTGCTGCCTAAATCTTAA
- a CDS encoding Na+/H+ antiporter NhaC family protein: MDQETKPNFWALTPLIVFLSIYLIASIIMGDFYKMPITVAFLASSIVAVAISSGGQLHKRIDLFCKGAANSNIMLMIWIFILAGAFAQTAKAVGAVDATVNLALSVLPDSLLLAGMFIAACFISLSMGTSVGTIVALTPVAVGIATQTDINTPFMVAIVVGGAMFGDNLSFISDTTIVATRTQGCNMKDKFKVNSLIVIPVAILVTIVYLFQGSEITTTPTVTPIEWLKVIPYILVLTTALAGVNVMIVLLLGILCSGIVGIITGSIQFWGWIAAMGTGISGMGELIIITLLAGGMLEMIRSNGGIAYIIQKLTTRVKSKKGAELSIAALVSFADLCTANNTIALIMSGPIAKDIASRFGIDPRKSASLLDTFSCFMQGIIPYGAQLLMAAGLASITPLAIMQYLYYPYLMGVAALLAIFFRYPRKYSR; encoded by the coding sequence ATGGACCAAGAAACTAAACCAAACTTTTGGGCACTAACCCCTTTGATCGTATTTTTAAGTATCTACTTGATAGCCTCCATCATCATGGGGGATTTCTACAAAATGCCGATCACCGTAGCATTCCTCGCCTCTTCCATCGTGGCGGTAGCCATCTCTTCGGGGGGACAACTTCACAAACGAATAGACCTATTCTGCAAAGGAGCTGCCAACAGCAACATCATGCTCATGATATGGATTTTTATTCTTGCCGGGGCATTTGCTCAAACAGCAAAAGCCGTGGGTGCAGTTGATGCTACCGTTAACCTGGCCCTATCCGTACTTCCGGATAGTCTCCTACTGGCGGGGATGTTCATTGCCGCTTGCTTTATTTCACTTTCCATGGGAACATCTGTCGGTACGATCGTGGCACTAACTCCCGTTGCCGTCGGTATTGCCACTCAAACAGACATAAACACGCCTTTCATGGTGGCCATCGTGGTTGGGGGAGCCATGTTCGGAGACAACCTGTCCTTTATCTCCGACACGACCATTGTTGCTACCCGCACACAAGGCTGTAACATGAAAGACAAATTCAAAGTCAATAGTTTAATTGTCATCCCGGTTGCCATACTCGTAACCATTGTTTACCTGTTTCAAGGCAGTGAAATAACGACAACCCCTACCGTCACCCCGATAGAATGGTTAAAAGTAATTCCTTACATTCTAGTACTTACCACCGCGTTGGCAGGAGTAAACGTGATGATCGTACTTCTACTCGGCATTCTCTGTTCCGGCATAGTCGGAATAATTACCGGAAGCATTCAATTTTGGGGATGGATTGCCGCTATGGGTACAGGGATCTCCGGTATGGGAGAACTGATTATTATCACGTTGCTAGCAGGCGGGATGCTCGAAATGATTCGCTCCAACGGAGGGATTGCCTACATTATTCAGAAGTTGACAACTCGTGTCAAATCCAAAAAAGGAGCCGAATTAAGTATCGCCGCCCTCGTCAGTTTTGCCGACTTATGCACGGCAAACAACACGATCGCCCTCATCATGTCCGGCCCCATAGCTAAAGACATTGCCAGTCGTTTTGGTATCGATCCCCGAAAATCAGCCAGTTTATTAGATACCTTCTCGTGTTTCATGCAAGGCATCATCCCCTACGGGGCACAATTACTCATGGCTGCCGGCCTAGCCTCCATTACCCCACTGGCCATCATGCAGTACCTCTACTACCCGTACTTAATGGGAGTTGCCGCCCTTCTGGCGATCTTCTTCCGCTACCCCCGGAAATACTCACGATAA
- a CDS encoding sulfite exporter TauE/SafE family protein, whose amino-acid sequence MTIIEIIVTILLGTAAGFINTFAGGGSMLVVPFLIFIGLPANVANATNRIAILLQNVVSVNGFKQKKILDFKTDSKLLLPVALGSIAGAFIAVDINEEIFKKVIAGLLIIMFFMLLLNPDAWVKANADKAKMKSPWLRNVIFFFLGIYGGFIQIGIGFFLLAGLVLGCGYDLLKANAIKLFIVLFYTIIALAIFIWNGLVDFKIGLILACGNMLGAWLGVRFSIKWGAKYIRYLLLVVLVIVAVRLFFS is encoded by the coding sequence ATGACAATTATCGAAATCATCGTCACCATACTCCTCGGTACTGCCGCAGGATTTATCAACACGTTTGCCGGGGGCGGCTCCATGTTGGTAGTACCTTTTCTTATCTTCATCGGCTTACCGGCGAACGTGGCGAATGCAACCAACCGGATTGCCATTTTATTACAAAACGTAGTATCTGTCAACGGCTTTAAACAAAAGAAAATACTTGATTTCAAAACCGATTCCAAATTACTGCTCCCCGTAGCTCTCGGCAGCATCGCGGGAGCATTTATTGCCGTGGATATCAACGAAGAAATATTCAAAAAAGTCATAGCCGGGCTTCTGATTATTATGTTTTTCATGTTACTCTTGAATCCGGATGCTTGGGTAAAAGCAAATGCGGACAAGGCAAAAATGAAAAGCCCGTGGTTACGAAACGTCATCTTCTTTTTCCTGGGAATTTACGGTGGATTTATCCAAATCGGTATCGGGTTCTTCTTGCTGGCAGGGTTAGTTCTCGGATGTGGTTATGATTTATTAAAAGCCAATGCCATAAAACTATTTATCGTACTATTTTACACGATTATCGCTTTAGCTATTTTCATTTGGAATGGTCTCGTGGATTTTAAAATCGGACTTATCCTGGCCTGTGGCAATATGCTGGGGGCATGGCTAGGAGTACGTTTCAGTATCAAATGGGGAGCCAAATACATCCGGTATCTCTTGCTCGTTGTACTCGTCATTGTAGCCGTACGCCTATTTTTCAGTTAA
- a CDS encoding thioesterase family protein: MEIKTGHSFTQEITVQYKDTAAVYGSGKLEVFATPAMVGLMENTAIKCLEGMLDDDSDTVGIEINTKHVKATAVGKKVACKATITEVDGRRIRFSIEAWDETAPIGSAIHDRFIINPEKFMSKLS; encoded by the coding sequence ATGGAAATAAAAACAGGACACTCGTTCACGCAAGAAATTACCGTGCAATATAAAGACACTGCAGCCGTTTACGGTTCAGGCAAACTGGAAGTATTCGCGACACCCGCGATGGTAGGACTAATGGAAAACACGGCTATCAAATGTTTAGAAGGCATGCTGGATGACGACAGCGACACCGTGGGTATCGAAATCAACACCAAACACGTGAAAGCAACCGCTGTTGGCAAGAAAGTTGCCTGCAAAGCCACCATCACCGAAGTCGACGGTCGCCGCATTCGTTTCTCCATCGAGGCATGGGATGAAACCGCTCCAATCGGTTCGGCCATCCATGACCGCTTTATCATCAACCCGGAGAAATTCATGAGCAAACTTTCTTAA
- the uvrB gene encoding excinuclease ABC subunit UvrB: MFKLTSQFEPTGDQPEAIKELTQGLLDEVPGQVLLGVTGSGKTFTIANVIQEVQRPTLILSHNKTLAAQLYGEFKAFFPENAVEYFVSYYDYYQPEAYLPTTNTYIEKDLMINDEIDKLRLRATASLLSGRRDVIVISSVSCLYGMADPTAFGSNIIYLKRGLKIGRNQLLRRLVDALYVNNELEFKRGSFRAKGETVDIFPAIETFEGMAYRIEFWDDEIDRITSFSPQTGKTIDEMENLNIYPANLFVTDKATLAKAIYDIEHDLVVQVDFLNSIGKHFEAKRLDERVKYDVEMIRELGYCSGIENYSRYFDGRAAGVRPFCLLDYFPQDFLLVVDESHVTLPQVRAMYGGDHSRKQSLVEYGFRLPAAFDNRPLTFEEFEANTGQTIYVSATPADYELEKCNGVVVEQIIRPTGILDPEIEVVPSKNQIDHLINEIQKRIEVNEKVLVTTLTKRMAEELSKYLDRIRIKCQYIHSDVDTLERVQIIENLRKGVIDVIVGVNLLREGLDMPEVSLVAILDADKEGFLRSTRSLIQTSGRAARNLNGKVIMYADTITRSMQETIDETQYRREKQMEYNRQHGITPTQIRKFTESVLKETSRAYIEEEHVNMAADPVIAYMSKPELEKMLQKTKAAMQKAAKETDFLEAARLRDEMFKLEETIKRLNP, translated from the coding sequence ATGTTTAAACTAACTTCCCAATTTGAACCGACCGGAGATCAACCGGAAGCTATCAAGGAACTAACGCAAGGACTTTTGGATGAAGTCCCGGGACAGGTATTATTGGGAGTTACCGGATCAGGAAAGACATTTACCATTGCCAACGTGATACAAGAGGTTCAGCGTCCGACACTTATCCTCAGCCACAACAAGACGCTGGCCGCCCAATTATACGGGGAATTCAAGGCTTTCTTCCCCGAAAATGCGGTGGAATATTTCGTATCTTACTACGACTATTACCAACCGGAAGCCTACCTGCCCACCACCAACACGTATATCGAGAAAGATCTTATGATCAACGATGAGATCGATAAATTACGTTTAAGAGCCACGGCCTCCTTACTATCCGGACGCCGGGACGTGATCGTGATTTCATCCGTCTCGTGCCTTTACGGCATGGCAGACCCGACAGCTTTCGGCTCGAACATCATTTACTTGAAGCGAGGACTCAAAATTGGTCGCAACCAACTCTTACGCCGTTTGGTGGATGCCCTTTACGTGAATAACGAACTGGAATTCAAACGGGGCAGTTTCCGGGCAAAAGGTGAAACCGTAGACATTTTTCCGGCCATTGAAACCTTCGAGGGAATGGCTTATCGGATCGAGTTCTGGGACGACGAGATTGACCGGATCACATCGTTCAGCCCACAGACCGGAAAAACGATTGATGAAATGGAGAATTTGAACATCTATCCCGCCAATCTGTTTGTTACGGATAAAGCCACACTCGCGAAAGCCATTTATGATATAGAACACGACCTTGTCGTGCAAGTTGATTTCTTAAATTCCATCGGTAAACATTTTGAAGCAAAGCGACTAGATGAACGGGTAAAATATGACGTGGAAATGATTCGAGAACTCGGCTATTGCTCCGGCATCGAGAATTACTCCCGCTACTTCGACGGACGGGCTGCCGGTGTCCGCCCCTTCTGTCTGCTGGACTACTTCCCACAGGATTTTTTACTTGTCGTGGACGAGTCGCACGTGACTCTCCCGCAAGTGAGAGCCATGTACGGTGGCGACCATTCCCGCAAACAATCACTCGTGGAATATGGATTCCGTCTTCCGGCTGCTTTCGACAACCGCCCGCTCACGTTTGAAGAATTCGAGGCCAACACGGGACAAACCATTTACGTCAGTGCCACCCCGGCCGATTATGAATTGGAAAAATGCAACGGCGTGGTCGTGGAACAAATCATTCGCCCCACCGGAATCCTTGACCCGGAAATAGAAGTCGTTCCTAGCAAAAACCAGATAGACCACCTTATCAACGAGATACAAAAACGGATCGAGGTCAACGAGAAAGTTCTTGTAACCACATTGACCAAACGAATGGCAGAGGAACTAAGTAAATATTTAGACCGTATTCGCATCAAATGCCAATACATCCACTCCGACGTGGATACGCTGGAACGAGTACAGATCATCGAAAATTTACGTAAAGGAGTAATTGACGTGATTGTCGGAGTCAACTTGTTACGTGAAGGATTGGATATGCCCGAAGTTTCTCTCGTTGCCATCCTCGATGCCGACAAAGAAGGATTCCTACGTTCCACTCGTTCACTAATACAAACCTCCGGACGTGCCGCCCGTAACCTAAATGGTAAGGTCATCATGTATGCCGACACGATCACCCGCTCCATGCAGGAAACCATCGATGAAACCCAGTACCGTCGAGAGAAACAGATGGAATATAACCGTCAACACGGTATCACCCCAACCCAAATACGTAAATTCACGGAATCCGTGCTGAAAGAGACCTCCCGAGCTTATATCGAAGAAGAACACGTGAACATGGCTGCAGATCCCGTCATTGCCTACATGAGTAAACCGGAATTGGAGAAAATGTTGCAAAAAACAAAAGCCGCCATGCAAAAAGCCGCTAAAGAAACGGATTTCCTTGAAGCCGCACGCCTCCGAGATGAAATGTTCAAACTAGAAGAAACCATCAAACGACTTAATCCCTAA